The proteins below are encoded in one region of Pangasianodon hypophthalmus isolate fPanHyp1 chromosome 6, fPanHyp1.pri, whole genome shotgun sequence:
- the LOC128318517 gene encoding uncharacterized protein LOC128318517, whose amino-acid sequence MSLSDEAVSKICDCIKESDFFSACHQGQLRTTYSRNLTFTKMFNYTEPQKVALGMDENMTQKFAYYIPVAETLKSFLQSCLGRNTQSQQFGDPDVEVFTDLYDGQNFKCHLFFNENPESLKLILYQDSFEILNPLGSAKKMHKVLAVYISLANLPIHLRSNTDNMFLVLLCVEDDLKRFGVVKVFSELLADLKSLETDGINVDGQTVKGGLYCIAGDNLGSHCIGGFTENFSRSQYFCRYCEITRSEFVADPNVCGPLRTPETYDAAVADLQAENIQGVRGIKVNSIFNALESFHVSQPGLPPCLGHDLFEGVLSYDLTL is encoded by the coding sequence atgagCCTATCAGATGAAGCAGTCTCTAAAATCTGTGACTGCATTAAAGAGTCAGATTTCTTCTCTGCCTGTCATCAGGGACAATTAAGAACTACATACTCTAGAAATCTGACattcacaaaaatgtttaattacacaGAACCCCAAAAAGTGGCACTGGGAATGGatgaaaacatgacacaaaAATTTGCTTACTACATACCAGTAGCAGAAACTCTGAAGAGCTTTTTACAGTCATGTTTAGGGAGGAATACACAGTCACAACAGTTTGGAGATCCTGATGTAGAGgtttttacagatttatatGATGGACAAAATTTCAAATGTCACCTGTTCTTCAATGAAAACCCTGAAAGCCTCAAACTGATTTTGTACCAAGATTCATTTGAAATTTTGAATCCCCTGGGTTCTGCTAAAAAGATGCACAAAGTTCTTGCAGTCTATATTTCATTAGCAAATTTACCCATTCATTTGCGTTCAAATACTGATAATATGTTTTTAGTCTTGTTGTGTGTTGAGGATGACCTTAAGCGTTTTGGAGTAGTCAAAGTTTTCTCAGAGTTGTTGGCAGATCTGAAATCCTTGGAGACAGATGGAATAAATGTAGATGGACAAACAGTAAAAGGGGGTCTTTACTGCATTGCTGGGGATAACTTGGGTTCTCATTGCATAGGTGGGTTTACAGAGAACTTCAGCCGCTCTCAATATTTTTGCAGGTACTGTGAAATCACAAGAAGTGAGTTTGTGGCTGATCCGAATGTCTGTGGTCCTCTACGCACTCCAGAGACGTATGACGCAGCTGTTGCTGATCTCCAGGCTGAAAACATCCAAGGCGTCAGAGGGATAAAGGTAAACTCTATCTTTAATGCCCTTGAGTCTTTTCACGTATCCCAGCCTGGTCTCCCGCCCTGTTTAGGTCATGACCTCTTTGAAGGAGTCTTGTCATATGATCTAACACTGTAG